The bacterium region GATACATCGCACCGGTGTCGAGATATAAATAATCCATTTTTTCGGCCAATTTACGAGCAATTGTGGATTTCCCAGAACCCGCAGGCCCGTCGATTGCTATCTTTGTTTCTTTCATAGACAAAAATCTTTCTCTTTGGAAATTACTCCAAATTAATTACAACTCGCAAAATATAAAGCTGTATATAAGATTGTCAAGCGATTTATATAATAACAATTAAGCGCTAGTTTTAGTAACCAAACAAGGGGCGGGTAAAGACTAAAAGGTATTACACAAAGGCGTTAGGAAAACACCGATTGACTGCTCCTCTGTCATTTCGAGCGAAGCGAGAAATCTCATTTTCAATCCGTAGGGGCGAGGTCTCCTCGCCCGTTATTTGAAACCGGCGCGGTTTCCGCCGACGGGACGGACAACCCGCCCCCACGGCGCATGCGCTTTTTGCATTTCTAATTCCCGCCCTCGCGGACATAAAACCCTATTTCAAATACACGACCCGTTTAATTGCCTCGCTATCCCCTATTTTCGCTCTGACTAGATAAACACCCGAAACCACCGACGACTCCGGTTGCCAGATGTATTGGCGGGTTGTAAGGGCGAGGTCTCCTCGCCCGTTCGCCAGCGGGACGGGAAACCCATCCCCTACGGAATTGTTCGCGAAGATTTCCGCAATCATTCGCCCGTTTATATCAAATATCTCTATACGGGAAGGCGCAAGACCCTCCCCTACGGGCGCGTCAAGGGAGATCGTTACCGCCGAATTGAAGGGATTGGGACATGCCGTTATACTAAAAGAGACTGGTTTTATAGAGGATTCTTCTATCGAGGTCGTATCGAGAACCTCCTGCCGGATACCGATAGCATGCCAGGTTTCGTATGGGAAATAAGCCCTTCCGGTCATCACGACATCACCGTTTCGACATCTGCAGATGCCCCAACCCCATTCTACAGTGTCCGGTGCGCCGTAACTCGAGTATTCCAAAAGATTGCCGGAAGAATCGATCAACATATACAGGAGATCATCGTCCAGATCCAGCCTGCCTGTCATCGCGTATTTATCCGGCGGGATCTGGATAGCCATATAAATTTCCCCGTCTATAAGATCGGTAACTCCATAATCCTTTGTCCAAATAGTATCACCGGAAGAGTCTATCTTCGCCGCCCACGCACCCATATGATTTTCGCCAACAACCATGTATCCTTCATTATAGGCCGCACAAACATTATTGATATAATTCGGGAAGTAGTCGCGATTTGTTAAAATGCTATCGCCATCAGGGCTAAGTCTCATAAAAATCGAATTATGATAAGACGAAGGAAGAAAATCGATAACATTTATACATCCAGCATTATCGACATACATCTCCTCTGGCCCCGAATAAACGTCGAAGTGAAAGACAGATTCCCATTCGATATCCCAATCCGGCGGGCAGAACTTGACGAAATGCCAATAATAACCCGAGGTCGTAGTCGAATCGCCTTGCAATCCAATTACAAATCCAGAATCGGGAGTCCCCGCAATGCAATGAACACCCAAGTAAGAGTCATATCGATATAGTCCTGTCCAATAGACAATATTATCACTAGCAGGATCGTAAATAGCAAAAAAAACAGAATCCGACATTGTTCCTATAAAACCAACCATACCGA contains the following coding sequences:
- a CDS encoding T9SS type A sorting domain-containing protein, whose translation is MQIIKYILFGIIVSTAAFGLNWNYRYFEPPVVSSNHYDVLETAEGDLLFFGTGWDPDCYIRVLRTDSLGIVIHESRFTNTEDAILWETDTTASGAIGMVGFIGTMSDSVFFAIYDPASDNIVYWTGLYRYDSYLGVHCIAGTPDSGFVIGLQGDSTTTSGYYWHFVKFCPPDWDIEWESVFHFDVYSGPEEMYVDNAGCINVIDFLPSSYHNSIFMRLSPDGDSILTNRDYFPNYINNVCAAYNEGYMVVGENHMGAWAAKIDSSGDTIWTKDYGVTDLIDGEIYMAIQIPPDKYAMTGRLDLDDDLLYMLIDSSGNLLEYSSYGAPDTVEWGWGICRCRNGDVVMTGRAYFPYETWHAIGIRQEVLDTTSIEESSIKPVSFSITACPNPFNSAVTISLDAPVGEGLAPSRIEIFDINGRMIAEIFANNSVGDGFPVPLANGRGDLALTTRQYIWQPESSVVSGVYLVRAKIGDSEAIKRVVYLK